A stretch of Pseudolysobacter antarcticus DNA encodes these proteins:
- a CDS encoding efflux transporter outer membrane subunit yields MYLKSALSSLAIALSVAGCASMEGLATHGQPRGSNSLATNKSFAALKVSTASWPRRDWWQDLGDPALDVLIAEALQGNPDLAIADARVRQAVAQAQATDALRKPSVKASAGTTGVRIPQTVIPEPIGGHYSTVDQAMLSFSYSFDLWGGKRAAWEAALGQARAASVDAQAVRLTLSANVARAYSQLGYAFVSKDLAQAEIDRTNTLLDLTRQRVDAGIDNQLQLRQTESYLASADERFAEAELGIATSQVTLAGLLGQGPDRGLSIARPRALKPEVVALPSTLPAELLGRRPDVVAARWRVEAASRDIKVAQTQFYPNLNLSIAAGLASMDIGKFLSAGSRFGELAPAISLPIFDGGRLRANLDNKDAEYDLAVAQYNKILVSALNEIANRLTQLHSFDQQLAAEQRAYDSAKAAWDLAMLRYKNGVGSYLEALSVRQALLVAEQGLADLQRQQIDISVQLIEALGGGFNDSEATPAPIPASTITPPIS; encoded by the coding sequence ATGTATCTGAAATCCGCTCTTTCCTCACTCGCCATTGCGCTTTCGGTAGCCGGCTGCGCCAGCATGGAGGGCCTTGCCACGCACGGCCAGCCGCGCGGCAGCAACAGCCTTGCCACGAATAAATCCTTTGCTGCGCTGAAAGTTTCGACCGCGAGCTGGCCACGCCGCGACTGGTGGCAGGATCTTGGCGACCCAGCGCTTGATGTACTGATCGCCGAAGCGCTGCAAGGCAATCCTGATCTCGCCATTGCCGATGCGCGCGTACGTCAGGCTGTGGCGCAGGCGCAGGCCACCGATGCGTTGCGCAAGCCGAGCGTCAAGGCTAGCGCCGGCACCACCGGCGTGCGAATTCCGCAGACGGTGATTCCGGAGCCGATCGGCGGCCATTATTCGACGGTTGATCAGGCGATGCTGAGTTTCAGCTACAGCTTCGATCTGTGGGGCGGCAAACGCGCCGCGTGGGAAGCCGCGCTCGGCCAGGCGCGAGCCGCGAGCGTCGATGCACAAGCCGTGCGCCTGACCTTGTCAGCGAATGTCGCGCGCGCTTATTCGCAATTGGGGTATGCGTTCGTCAGCAAGGATCTCGCGCAGGCCGAGATCGACCGCACCAATACCTTGCTCGATCTCACGCGGCAGCGCGTCGATGCCGGTATCGACAACCAATTGCAGCTGCGCCAGACCGAAAGTTATCTCGCGAGTGCCGACGAGCGCTTCGCCGAAGCCGAACTCGGCATCGCGACGAGCCAGGTAACGCTGGCCGGTTTGCTCGGTCAAGGTCCGGATCGCGGCCTGAGCATCGCCCGCCCGCGAGCGCTCAAACCCGAAGTCGTGGCGTTACCGAGCACCCTGCCCGCCGAGCTGCTCGGACGTCGCCCGGATGTGGTCGCGGCACGCTGGCGCGTGGAAGCCGCAAGCCGCGATATCAAAGTCGCACAGACGCAATTTTATCCAAACCTGAACTTGAGTATCGCGGCCGGATTGGCGTCGATGGATATAGGCAAGTTCCTCAGCGCAGGCAGCCGTTTTGGCGAACTCGCGCCGGCGATCTCGTTGCCGATTTTCGATGGCGGCCGGTTGCGTGCAAATCTCGACAACAAGGATGCGGAATACGATCTCGCCGTCGCGCAATACAACAAGATCCTCGTCAGCGCACTCAACGAGATTGCCAATCGCCTGACGCAACTGCATTCGTTCGATCAGCAACTCGCCGCCGAGCAGCGCGCTTACGACAGCGCCAAGGCGGCGTGGGATTTGGCGATGCTGCGTTACAAGAATGGCGTCGGTAGTTATCTAGAAGCGCTCAGCGTGCGTCAGGCATTGCTGGTCGCCGAGCAAGGTCTGGCCGATCTGCAACGCCAGCAGATCGATATTTCCGTGCAATTGATCGAAGCGCTGGGCGGCGGATTCAACGACAGCGAAGCAACCCCGGCGCCTATTCCCGCCAGCACCATTACACCCCCGATTTCCTGA
- a CDS encoding MarR family winged helix-turn-helix transcriptional regulator, whose amino-acid sequence MQANDASNNSHHKAAAREESFGQLIGNVRSALMNRLEHEFAKQGSELNFTQYLVMKKLSTEVPMTATELARSISHDAGAMTRLLDRLTEKGYLRRLPHAQDRRALQIEITEAGREVWWRMSKSATTVMEMALRGISTADREKLTQTLKQIQATLQQEND is encoded by the coding sequence ATGCAAGCCAACGACGCCAGCAACAACAGTCACCACAAGGCCGCAGCGCGTGAAGAAAGCTTCGGCCAACTGATCGGCAACGTGCGCAGCGCCTTGATGAACCGACTCGAACACGAGTTCGCCAAACAAGGCAGCGAACTCAATTTCACGCAGTACCTGGTGATGAAAAAACTTTCGACGGAAGTGCCGATGACCGCGACCGAACTGGCGCGCTCGATCAGTCACGATGCCGGCGCGATGACACGCCTACTCGATCGCCTGACCGAAAAAGGTTATCTGCGCCGTCTGCCGCACGCGCAGGATCGGCGCGCGCTGCAGATCGAGATTACCGAAGCCGGCCGCGAAGTCTGGTGGCGCATGAGCAAGTCAGCCACCACCGTCATGGAGATGGCCTTGCGCGGAATCAGCACCGCAGATCGCGAAAAGTTGACACAAACATTGAAACAGATTCAAGCCACGCTACAGCAAGAAAACGATTAG
- the pbpC gene encoding penicillin-binding protein 1C has product MKIRFKRVPISPPPGEIGTTPRHNKNRWRWSKYCAFFLLAMFVIAILFDRICPLPLPDANGQGGAIVLARDGTPLRAFADASGIWRYPVTPEQVSPLYLETLLNYEDRWFYQHPGINPLALLRAFGQMLLHQHIVSGGSTLTMQVARIIDPHSRSFGGKLWQVARALQLEAHLSKREILTLYLNYAPYGGAIQGVQAASYAYLGKPANRLSHAEAALLTVLPQSPSRWRPDRDAARAQTARDKVLQRMGDLQIWSKAQVDDARIEAVSARRLTPPLKAALLAERLYEAAPGQRNIATTIDNEMQSAMEARVAAYLTHLPDRTSAAMLIVDNSNLDTLVYVGSGAFADEARLGHVDMVRAWRSPGSTLKPFLYGLALDDGLIDSESLLLDAPQSFGDYRPGNFSATFNGPIGAAEALRLSLNVPAVDLLDRVGPARFVARLGNAGLNIKLPAGAEPNLSIILGGGAVRLEDLVGAYAALNRNGIAAHPRLRPQDPLIERNVLSEGAAWIVRAMLEANPRPGYAPGTFDLTTRPRVAWKTGTSYGFRDAWALGTTRRYTIGVWIGRPDGTPLPGQYGAVTALPLLFQAIDSLPRNTAALLPDVPPASVSSADICWPLGLVFDAAAPELCHRKFTAWVLNGVIPPTLPEREANIWSSGFISFRADAKTGLRLSADCHHAQEKITQIARWPALAYPWLSRAQRQQASLPALASDCAADALDGSNSLRIEGVTPNAAIARAPGSDKPAMLSLRAIGANTRVIWLINGRLEGETLGNKAFEHVFPTPGAQTITAMTASGLYTQIEIQVLR; this is encoded by the coding sequence ATGAAAATCCGCTTCAAGCGTGTGCCGATTTCTCCGCCGCCCGGAGAGATCGGCACCACACCGCGCCATAACAAAAACCGTTGGCGCTGGAGCAAATACTGCGCATTTTTTCTGCTCGCGATGTTCGTGATCGCGATTCTGTTCGATCGCATTTGTCCACTGCCGCTGCCCGATGCCAACGGCCAAGGTGGTGCGATCGTGCTGGCGCGCGACGGCACGCCGCTACGCGCATTCGCCGACGCGTCCGGCATCTGGCGTTATCCGGTAACACCGGAACAAGTCTCGCCGCTGTATCTCGAAACTTTGCTGAACTACGAGGATCGCTGGTTCTACCAGCATCCGGGCATCAACCCGCTCGCCTTGCTGCGCGCGTTCGGACAGATGCTGTTGCATCAACACATCGTATCGGGCGGCTCGACCTTGACCATGCAGGTCGCGCGCATCATCGATCCGCATTCGCGTTCGTTCGGCGGCAAACTCTGGCAAGTCGCGCGCGCGCTGCAACTCGAAGCCCATTTGAGCAAACGCGAAATTCTCACGCTGTATCTCAATTACGCGCCGTACGGCGGCGCCATCCAGGGCGTGCAGGCGGCGAGTTACGCCTATCTCGGCAAACCAGCAAATCGCCTGAGCCATGCCGAGGCCGCACTGCTGACCGTGCTGCCGCAATCGCCGAGCCGCTGGCGTCCGGACCGCGATGCGGCACGTGCGCAGACCGCGCGCGACAAGGTTTTGCAGCGCATGGGCGATCTGCAGATCTGGAGCAAAGCGCAAGTCGACGATGCGCGCATCGAAGCGGTCAGCGCGCGTCGTCTAACGCCGCCACTCAAAGCCGCGTTGCTGGCCGAGCGTTTGTACGAAGCCGCGCCCGGACAACGCAATATCGCCACCACCATCGACAACGAAATGCAGAGCGCGATGGAAGCGCGGGTCGCGGCGTATCTCACGCATTTGCCGGATCGAACATCGGCGGCGATGCTGATTGTCGACAACAGCAATCTCGATACGCTCGTCTACGTCGGCTCGGGCGCATTCGCCGATGAGGCGCGCCTCGGCCACGTCGACATGGTGCGTGCATGGCGATCGCCGGGTTCAACCTTGAAGCCGTTTTTGTACGGGCTTGCACTGGACGATGGCCTGATCGATTCCGAGAGTCTGCTGCTCGATGCACCGCAATCGTTCGGCGATTATCGGCCCGGCAATTTCAGCGCGACGTTCAACGGTCCGATCGGCGCGGCCGAAGCATTGCGCCTGTCGTTGAATGTGCCGGCGGTGGATCTGCTCGATCGTGTCGGGCCGGCGCGTTTTGTAGCGCGACTTGGCAATGCCGGCCTCAACATCAAGTTACCGGCTGGCGCGGAACCAAACCTGTCGATCATTCTTGGCGGCGGTGCAGTGCGGCTGGAGGATCTGGTCGGCGCATATGCGGCGCTGAATCGCAACGGTATTGCCGCGCATCCGCGACTGCGTCCGCAAGATCCGTTGATCGAGCGCAATGTCCTCTCCGAAGGCGCGGCGTGGATCGTGCGCGCGATGTTGGAGGCAAATCCGCGCCCCGGTTATGCGCCGGGTACTTTTGATCTGACCACGCGCCCGAGAGTGGCGTGGAAAACCGGCACGAGTTATGGCTTCCGTGATGCCTGGGCGCTGGGCACGACGCGGCGTTACACCATCGGCGTGTGGATCGGTCGCCCCGACGGCACGCCACTGCCCGGTCAATACGGCGCGGTGACGGCGTTGCCGCTATTGTTCCAGGCGATTGACAGCCTGCCGCGCAACACTGCCGCATTGTTGCCGGACGTACCCCCGGCCAGCGTCAGCAGCGCGGATATCTGCTGGCCACTCGGGCTGGTTTTCGATGCAGCCGCGCCCGAACTTTGTCATCGCAAATTCACTGCGTGGGTCTTGAACGGCGTGATTCCACCAACCTTGCCGGAGCGCGAGGCGAATATCTGGAGTTCGGGTTTTATCAGCTTTCGCGCGGACGCAAAAACCGGTTTGCGGCTCAGTGCCGATTGCCATCATGCGCAGGAGAAAATCACGCAGATCGCACGCTGGCCGGCACTCGCTTATCCGTGGTTGAGTCGCGCGCAACGCCAGCAGGCGAGCTTGCCTGCACTTGCGTCCGACTGCGCCGCCGACGCGCTGGATGGCAGCAACAGTCTGCGCATCGAAGGCGTGACGCCGAACGCCGCCATCGCGCGTGCGCCCGGCAGCGACAAACCCGCCATGCTGAGCCTGCGCGCGATCGGCGCGAACACCCGCGTGATCTGGTTGATCAACGGCAGACTCGAAGGCGAAACCCTCGGCAACAAGGCGTTTGAGCACGTCTTTCCAACACCGGGCGCGCAGACCATCACGGCGATGACCGCGAGCGGTTTGTACACGCAAATCGAGATCCAGGTTTTGCGTTGA